The following coding sequences are from one Streptomyces sp. NBC_01485 window:
- the cbiQ gene encoding cobalt ECF transporter T component CbiQ, with product MGAGHAHRLYRHGHSPVHALPPHTKLAASLAFVVVVVSTPREAMWAFGLYAVLLAFVAHHARVPVGFLLKRLLIEVPFVAFAVLMPFVAQGERVDVLGLSLSVNGLWGAWNVLAKGTLGVAASVLLASTTELRELLLGLQRLKLPPLLVQIASFMIRYGDVIADEMRRMRIARESRGFEARGLRHWGVLAKSAGALFIRSYERGERVHLAMISRGYAGSMPVIDEVTADRAQWSRALALPCAALVVCLLGWTL from the coding sequence GTGGGCGCGGGGCACGCGCATCGCCTCTACCGGCACGGGCACTCGCCCGTGCACGCTCTCCCGCCGCACACCAAGCTCGCCGCCTCCCTCGCCTTCGTGGTCGTCGTGGTGTCGACGCCGCGGGAGGCGATGTGGGCGTTCGGCCTGTACGCCGTCCTGCTGGCGTTCGTCGCGCACCACGCGCGCGTGCCCGTCGGTTTCCTGCTGAAACGGCTGCTGATCGAGGTGCCGTTCGTCGCGTTCGCCGTGCTGATGCCGTTCGTGGCGCAGGGCGAGCGGGTGGACGTCCTCGGGCTGTCCCTCAGCGTCAACGGGCTGTGGGGCGCCTGGAACGTCCTCGCGAAGGGCACCCTGGGCGTCGCCGCCTCCGTACTGCTGGCGTCCACCACGGAGCTGCGCGAACTGCTGCTGGGCCTGCAACGCCTGAAGCTGCCCCCGCTGCTCGTGCAGATCGCCTCCTTCATGATCCGCTACGGCGACGTCATCGCGGACGAGATGCGGCGCATGCGGATCGCCCGGGAGTCGCGCGGCTTCGAGGCGCGGGGCCTGCGGCACTGGGGGGTGCTCGCGAAGTCGGCGGGCGCCCTGTTCATCCGCTCCTACGAACGCGGCGAGCGCGTGCACCTGGCCATGATCAGCCGGGGGTACGCCGGTTCGATGCCGGTGATCGACGAGGTGACCGCGGACCGGGCACAGTGGTCGCGGGCCCTCGCGCTGCCCTGTGCCGCCCTTGTCGTATGCCTACTGGGATGGACGCTGTGA
- a CDS encoding energy-coupling factor ABC transporter ATP-binding protein: MDAVTASLEVLGLAFAYPDGHQALFGVDFSVARGERVALLGPNGAGKTTLVLHLNGILTGGAGTVTVAGLPVGKRHMAEIRRKVGIVFQDPDDQLFMPTVREDVAFGPAAAGLKGAELEARVDHALAQVGMAEFKSRPPHHLSFGQRRRVAVATVLAMEPEILVLDEPSSNLDPASRRELADILRSLDVTVLMVTHDLPYALELCPRALILSDGVIAADGPTGELLADDALMRAHRLELPFGFDPRSATMGA, translated from the coding sequence ATGGACGCTGTGACCGCTTCTCTCGAGGTCCTGGGCCTCGCCTTCGCCTACCCCGACGGCCACCAGGCCCTGTTCGGCGTGGACTTCAGCGTCGCGCGCGGGGAGCGGGTCGCGCTGCTCGGGCCGAACGGCGCCGGCAAGACGACCCTCGTACTGCACCTCAACGGCATCCTGACCGGCGGCGCGGGCACGGTGACGGTGGCCGGACTGCCCGTCGGCAAGCGGCACATGGCCGAGATCCGGCGCAAGGTCGGCATCGTCTTCCAGGACCCGGACGACCAGCTCTTCATGCCGACGGTGCGCGAGGACGTGGCGTTCGGGCCGGCCGCCGCCGGGCTGAAGGGCGCGGAGTTGGAGGCGCGCGTCGACCACGCGCTCGCGCAGGTCGGCATGGCGGAGTTCAAGAGCCGTCCGCCGCACCACCTCTCCTTCGGCCAGCGGCGGCGGGTGGCCGTCGCGACGGTGCTCGCGATGGAGCCGGAGATCCTCGTCCTGGACGAGCCGTCCTCCAACCTCGACCCGGCGTCGCGCCGCGAACTGGCCGACATCCTGCGGTCGTTGGACGTCACCGTCCTGATGGTCACGCACGACCTGCCGTACGCCCTGGAGTTGTGCCCGCGCGCCCTGATCCTCAGCGACGGCGTGATCGCGGCGGACGGCCCGACCGGCGAACTCCTCGCCGACGACGCCCTCATGCGCGCCCATCGCCTGGAGCTGCCGTTCGGATTCGACCCGCGCTCCGCGACAATGGGCGCGTGA
- a CDS encoding MarR family winged helix-turn-helix transcriptional regulator, translated as MTNEAPTAPTAGGTLLLDEQLCFALYAAQRAMTAAYRPLLDELGLTYPQYLVLLVLWERGETTVKELASALRLDYGTMSPLLKRLEAAGLVRRERAAHDERSVLVACTGRGEELKGRAELVPGSMLASTGLVAAEASRLREELRGLAERAQGAADLAR; from the coding sequence GTGACGAACGAGGCACCCACCGCACCCACCGCCGGCGGCACGCTGCTCCTCGACGAGCAGTTGTGCTTCGCGCTGTACGCGGCCCAGCGCGCGATGACCGCCGCGTACCGCCCGCTCCTGGACGAACTGGGTCTCACCTACCCCCAGTACCTCGTGCTGCTGGTCCTGTGGGAGCGCGGCGAGACCACCGTCAAGGAGCTGGCGTCGGCCCTGCGGCTGGACTACGGCACGATGTCGCCCCTGCTGAAGCGGCTGGAGGCGGCGGGGCTGGTGCGCCGGGAGCGCGCGGCGCACGACGAGCGCTCGGTGCTCGTCGCGTGCACCGGGCGCGGCGAGGAACTGAAGGGGCGCGCGGAGCTCGTACCCGGCTCGATGCTCGCGTCGACGGGGCTCGTGGCGGCGGAGGCCTCGCGGTTGCGCGAGGAGCTGCGGGGGCTCGCGGAGCGCGCACAGGGCGCGGCGGACCTCGCGCGCTGA
- a CDS encoding organic hydroperoxide resistance protein has product MTEGAAVDTGDTIDTVDTRPTKIVYVAEATAHGGRDGYVTSQDGQIELKVAMPPQLGGDGNGTNPEQLFAAGYSSCFHNALILVGNRAGFDLTGSTVAAKVGIGPNRSKGYGLAVALSVSLPVLDAELAAKLVAAAHEVCPYSNATRGNIDVTILLG; this is encoded by the coding sequence ATGACCGAAGGCGCCGCTGTCGACACCGGCGACACGATCGACACCGTCGACACCCGTCCGACGAAAATCGTGTACGTCGCCGAGGCGACCGCGCACGGAGGCCGCGACGGGTACGTGACCAGCCAGGACGGCCAGATCGAGCTGAAGGTGGCGATGCCGCCGCAGTTGGGCGGCGACGGCAACGGCACCAACCCCGAGCAGCTCTTCGCCGCCGGTTACAGCTCCTGCTTCCACAACGCGCTGATCCTCGTCGGCAACCGCGCGGGCTTCGACCTGACCGGTTCGACGGTCGCCGCGAAGGTCGGCATCGGCCCGAACCGGAGCAAGGGGTACGGGCTGGCGGTCGCCCTCAGCGTCTCCCTCCCCGTCCTGGACGCCGAGCTCGCCGCGAAGCTGGTGGCCGCGGCGCACGAGGTGTGCCCGTACTCGAACGCGACCCGCGGGAACATCGACGTGACGATCCTGCTTGGCTGA
- a CDS encoding serine hydrolase domain-containing protein: MDVHGTVADGFEPVREAFVRNFEALGDRGAAVAVYRDGHRVVDLWAGTKDVDGVEGAAPWEHGTAQIVRSATKGVAAAALLLLHQRGELDLDAPVGTYWPQYKAAGKERTLVRHLLAHRAGVPVLDRPLTPAEAADPELGAAAVAAQAPSWEPGTDHGYHAQTYGWLTGELVRRVTGRPVGEWIADEIAGPLGADLWLGLPAAQRARVGRVGQVDAPARAGALKTRPKPAVAAAYADPASLTCRAFAAITPLPDENDPAYRAAALPASNGIATADGLARFYASLIGEVDGGGGTEGEVDGGANGRVRLLSPETVELARGEQSSGPDRVLVVNTRFGLGYMLHGAASPLLSPTSFGHPGRGGALGLADPESGLAFGYVTNGFRSSVTADPRAQALLRALRTATT; this comes from the coding sequence GTGGATGTGCACGGCACGGTGGCCGACGGCTTCGAGCCGGTCCGGGAGGCGTTCGTCCGGAACTTCGAGGCGCTCGGGGACCGGGGCGCGGCCGTGGCCGTCTACCGGGACGGGCACAGGGTCGTCGACCTGTGGGCCGGCACGAAGGACGTCGACGGCGTCGAGGGGGCCGCGCCCTGGGAGCACGGCACCGCGCAGATCGTGCGCTCCGCGACCAAGGGCGTGGCCGCCGCCGCCCTTCTCCTCCTGCACCAGCGCGGCGAACTGGACCTGGACGCGCCCGTGGGGACGTACTGGCCGCAGTACAAGGCGGCGGGCAAGGAACGGACGCTCGTACGGCACCTGCTCGCGCACCGCGCGGGCGTGCCCGTGCTGGACCGCCCGCTGACGCCCGCCGAGGCCGCCGACCCCGAGCTGGGCGCGGCGGCGGTCGCCGCGCAGGCGCCGTCCTGGGAGCCGGGGACCGACCACGGGTACCACGCGCAGACGTACGGCTGGCTGACCGGCGAGCTGGTGCGGCGGGTCACCGGGCGGCCCGTCGGGGAGTGGATCGCCGACGAGATCGCCGGGCCGCTGGGGGCCGACCTGTGGCTCGGGCTGCCGGCGGCGCAGCGCGCGCGGGTGGGGCGCGTGGGGCAGGTGGACGCGCCCGCGCGCGCCGGGGCGCTGAAGACCCGGCCGAAGCCCGCCGTCGCCGCCGCCTACGCCGACCCCGCCTCCCTCACCTGCCGCGCCTTCGCCGCGATCACCCCGCTCCCCGACGAGAACGACCCCGCCTACCGGGCCGCCGCCCTCCCGGCCTCCAACGGCATCGCCACCGCCGACGGCCTGGCCCGCTTCTACGCGTCACTGATCGGCGAGGTGGACGGCGGGGGCGGGACAGAGGGCGAGGTGGACGGCGGGGCGAACGGCCGGGTGCGGCTGCTGAGCCCGGAGACGGTGGAGCTGGCACGCGGCGAGCAGTCGTCCGGCCCGGACCGGGTGCTCGTCGTGAACACCCGGTTCGGCCTCGGCTACATGCTGCACGGGGCGGCGTCCCCGCTCCTGTCCCCCACCTCCTTCGGCCACCCGGGCCGCGGCGGCGCCCTCGGCCTGGCCGACCCGGAGTCGGGCCTCGCCTTCGGCTACGTCACCAACGGCTTCCGTTCGAGCGTGACGGCGGACCCGCGCGCACAGGCACTGCTACGAGCGCTGCGCACGGCGACGACCTGA
- a CDS encoding DUF1876 domain-containing protein has product MTTTHTAVRTAVGWHVELEFEEDDRHTRAVALVRLPDGTEVRAQGHASRHNVDANQPRVGEEIAGARALNEIAMRLLTKAHVEIDDASGRTSHSINV; this is encoded by the coding sequence ATGACCACCACGCACACCGCTGTGCGCACCGCTGTCGGCTGGCATGTCGAGCTGGAGTTCGAGGAGGACGACCGGCACACGCGCGCGGTCGCGCTGGTACGCCTGCCCGACGGGACCGAGGTCAGGGCCCAGGGGCACGCCAGCCGGCACAACGTGGACGCCAACCAGCCCAGAGTCGGCGAGGAGATCGCCGGCGCCCGCGCCCTCAACGAGATCGCCATGCGACTGCTCACCAAGGCCCATGTCGAGATCGACGACGCGTCCGGCCGGACGTCGCACTCGATCAACGTCTGA
- a CDS encoding S41 family peptidase, whose translation MTYLRLPHLSGDLLCFVAEDDLWLAPLADPGRAWRLTVDRTKAGHPRFCPDGRRIAYTSWRSLVPEIHLVAVDGGPARRLTYWGNPDTQVRGWTPPDRDGNADILAVASHGEPFSYFTWAYKVPTDGDPGRKLPWGPVCDLQVAEIDGERKTLLLTGTPPHEPAAWKRYRGGATGRLWLHGQRLLEGLDGHLGSPLFVGGRIAFLSDHEGVGNLYSCAHDGSDLRRHTDHDAFYARHASSDGTRVVYQCAGDLWIVDDLAADSGPRRIDVRLNGPRAGRRPYQIPAAQHVDGISVDETGRASAVVVRGSLYWLTHRDGPARTITDTPGVRVRLPEMLGSGGQVAYVTDAEGEDAVEIAYLPRATGDRAPRRLASGRLGRVLEMVCDPQGERLAVAAHDGRLLLVDVSEADVGEVGVSEVGVGEVGVSEVGVGEAGVSEVGVGEGTGGEASGGGEVTELISSVNGPVRDLAFSPDGAWLTWAHPGIGRSLRQIKMARIQDRLIIDVTNGRFEDENPVFTRDGRYLAFLSWRGFDPVYDVHTGDLSFPLGCRPYLVPLSSATPSPFALTPEGRPAAGGLDPVADDEGVDGDGSVIVETEGLENRVTPFPVTASKYSALYPVAGGGLVWLRWPISGALGETFANPDDTSGRPTLEYFNISKAKKSELVGDLDWFALSGDGTRLVVVDEGELRAVPSTESGDLDSTVWIDLRRILHEVDPGAEWRQSYEEAGRLIRAYFWEPGMCGIDWDAVLDQYRPLVERVASPDEFADLLREVLGELGTSHAYVTAARRNEGPPHYQRLQGLLGANFVRRGDSWTVGRILPGESSDSKARSPLAGTGIREGAVLTHVDGRAVDPVTGPYPLLAGAGGTTVELTFTPAEGGTDHARRVAVVPLTDERPLRYQDWVAKRRAVVRELSGGRCGYLHIPDMGGSGWAQFNRDLRMEVSRPALIVDVRGNAGGHISELVVEKLTRTILGWDLTRDAQPVSYASNAPRGPVVALADEATSSDGDMITAAFKLLKLGPVVGQRTWGGVVGMTGRHQLGDGTVITVPMNAAWFDAYGWSVENRGVTPDLEVLRTPLDWAEGRHAQLDDAIRLALDLLTLTPPATPPDYTAVPNHSRPKLPPRTPGG comes from the coding sequence GTGACCTATCTGCGGCTGCCCCATCTCAGCGGTGACCTGTTGTGCTTCGTCGCCGAGGACGACCTCTGGCTGGCCCCCCTCGCCGACCCGGGCCGCGCCTGGCGGCTCACCGTCGACCGCACCAAGGCCGGGCACCCCCGCTTCTGCCCCGACGGCCGCCGCATCGCGTACACGAGCTGGCGCAGCCTCGTCCCGGAGATCCACCTCGTCGCTGTCGACGGCGGACCGGCACGGCGGCTGACGTACTGGGGCAACCCCGACACCCAGGTCCGCGGCTGGACGCCGCCCGACCGGGACGGCAACGCCGACATCCTCGCCGTCGCTTCCCACGGCGAACCCTTCTCCTACTTCACCTGGGCCTACAAGGTGCCCACCGACGGCGACCCCGGCCGCAAACTCCCCTGGGGACCGGTCTGCGACCTCCAGGTCGCCGAGATCGACGGCGAACGCAAGACCCTGCTCCTCACCGGCACCCCGCCGCACGAACCCGCCGCCTGGAAGCGCTACCGGGGCGGGGCCACCGGCCGCCTGTGGCTGCACGGGCAGCGGCTCCTGGAAGGCCTCGACGGTCACCTCGGCTCCCCTCTCTTCGTCGGCGGCCGGATCGCGTTCCTCTCCGACCACGAGGGCGTCGGCAACCTCTACTCCTGCGCCCACGACGGCTCCGACCTGCGCCGGCACACCGACCACGACGCCTTCTACGCCCGGCACGCGTCGAGCGACGGCACCCGGGTGGTGTACCAGTGCGCCGGTGACCTGTGGATCGTCGACGACCTCGCCGCCGACTCCGGGCCGCGCCGGATCGACGTACGGCTGAACGGGCCGCGGGCCGGGCGGCGGCCGTACCAGATCCCGGCCGCCCAGCACGTGGACGGCATCTCCGTCGACGAGACCGGACGGGCGAGCGCCGTCGTCGTCCGCGGCAGCCTGTACTGGCTGACGCACCGCGACGGCCCCGCCCGCACGATCACCGACACCCCCGGGGTGCGGGTGCGGCTGCCGGAGATGCTCGGCTCCGGCGGGCAGGTCGCCTACGTCACGGACGCGGAGGGCGAGGACGCCGTCGAGATCGCCTACCTGCCGCGCGCGACCGGTGACCGCGCGCCCCGGCGGCTGGCCTCCGGGCGGCTCGGGCGGGTGCTGGAGATGGTCTGCGACCCGCAGGGCGAACGGCTCGCCGTCGCCGCGCACGACGGACGGCTCCTCCTCGTCGACGTGAGTGAGGCCGACGTGGGCGAGGTCGGCGTGAGCGAGGTCGGGGTAGGCGAGGTCGGCGTGAGCGAGGTCGGTGTGGGAGAGGCCGGTGTGAGTGAGGTCGGTGTGGGAGAGGGGACGGGCGGCGAGGCGTCGGGTGGCGGCGAGGTCACCGAGCTGATCTCGTCGGTCAATGGGCCGGTGCGCGACCTCGCGTTCTCGCCGGACGGGGCCTGGCTGACCTGGGCGCACCCGGGCATCGGACGCTCGCTGCGCCAGATCAAGATGGCCCGCATCCAGGACCGGCTGATCATCGACGTGACCAACGGCCGCTTCGAGGACGAGAACCCGGTGTTCACGCGGGACGGCCGCTACCTCGCCTTCCTCTCCTGGCGCGGCTTCGACCCGGTGTACGACGTGCACACCGGCGACCTGTCCTTCCCGCTGGGCTGCCGGCCCTACCTGGTGCCGCTGTCGTCGGCGACGCCGTCCCCGTTCGCGCTGACCCCGGAGGGCCGTCCGGCGGCCGGCGGCCTCGACCCGGTGGCGGACGACGAGGGCGTCGACGGCGACGGGTCGGTGATCGTCGAGACCGAGGGGCTGGAGAACCGGGTCACGCCGTTCCCGGTGACGGCGTCCAAGTACTCGGCGCTGTACCCGGTGGCGGGCGGCGGGCTGGTCTGGCTGCGCTGGCCGATCTCGGGGGCGCTGGGCGAGACGTTCGCCAACCCGGACGACACCAGCGGGCGGCCGACGCTGGAGTACTTCAACATCAGCAAGGCGAAGAAGTCCGAACTCGTCGGCGACCTCGACTGGTTCGCGCTCAGCGGGGACGGCACCCGGCTGGTCGTCGTCGACGAGGGCGAGCTGCGGGCCGTGCCGTCGACCGAGTCCGGGGACCTCGACTCCACCGTCTGGATCGACCTGCGGCGCATCCTGCACGAGGTCGACCCGGGCGCCGAGTGGCGGCAGTCGTACGAGGAGGCCGGGCGGCTGATCCGCGCGTACTTCTGGGAGCCGGGGATGTGCGGCATCGACTGGGACGCGGTGCTCGACCAGTACCGGCCGCTGGTCGAACGGGTCGCCTCGCCCGACGAGTTCGCCGACCTGCTGCGCGAAGTGCTGGGCGAGCTGGGCACGTCGCACGCGTACGTCACCGCCGCCCGCCGCAACGAGGGGCCGCCGCACTACCAGCGCCTGCAAGGGCTGCTGGGTGCCAACTTCGTGCGGCGGGGCGATAGTTGGACGGTCGGGCGGATCCTGCCCGGTGAGTCCTCCGACTCCAAGGCACGGTCGCCGCTGGCCGGCACCGGCATCCGGGAGGGCGCGGTGCTCACGCATGTGGACGGGCGGGCGGTGGACCCGGTGACCGGCCCGTACCCGCTGCTCGCCGGCGCGGGCGGCACCACGGTGGAGCTGACGTTCACCCCGGCGGAGGGCGGGACGGATCACGCCCGCCGGGTCGCGGTCGTCCCGCTGACCGACGAACGCCCCCTGCGCTACCAGGACTGGGTGGCCAAACGGCGGGCGGTGGTACGGGAGTTGAGCGGCGGCCGGTGCGGCTACCTGCACATCCCCGACATGGGCGGTTCGGGCTGGGCCCAGTTCAACCGCGACCTGCGGATGGAGGTGTCGCGGCCCGCGCTGATCGTCGACGTGCGCGGCAACGCGGGCGGCCACATCAGCGAACTGGTCGTGGAGAAGCTGACGCGCACGATCCTGGGCTGGGACCTCACCCGCGACGCCCAGCCGGTGTCGTACGCCTCCAACGCGCCGAGAGGGCCGGTCGTCGCGCTCGCGGACGAGGCGACGTCGTCGGACGGCGACATGATCACGGCCGCCTTCAAGCTGCTGAAACTCGGGCCGGTGGTGGGCCAGCGCACGTGGGGCGGTGTGGTCGGCATGACCGGCCGCCACCAGCTCGGCGACGGCACCGTCATCACCGTCCCGATGAACGCGGCCTGGTTCGACGCGTACGGCTGGTCGGTGGAGAACCGCGGCGTCACCCCCGACCTGGAGGTCCTGCGCACCCCCCTGGACTGGGCCGAGGGCCGCCACGCCCAACTCGACGACGCGATCCGACTCGCCCTGGACCTCCTCACCCTCACCCCGCCGGCGACCCCGCCCGACTACACGGCCGTCCCGAACCACTCCCGCCCGAAACTGCCGCCGCGGACGCCGGGGGGTTAG
- a CDS encoding TetR/AcrR family transcriptional regulator, giving the protein MTEIATARRSRITPEREAELYGAVLDLLREVGYDALTMDAVAARTRSSKATLYRQWGGKPELVAKAVRHNKPGGAFVDTDTGSLKGDLHALTERSDDCQMEQNSALMRGLAMAVHDDQALLKAFKEHLIEPELAGFRRVLERAIDRGEVRADNPAIDFMMHMMIGAFAARTLLDEQPPTVAFLLSYIDAVVLPVLCTPVTPTTATTT; this is encoded by the coding sequence ATGACTGAGATCGCAACGGCGCGTCGCAGCCGCATCACCCCCGAGCGCGAGGCCGAGCTGTACGGAGCGGTCCTCGACCTGCTCCGCGAGGTCGGCTACGACGCCCTCACCATGGACGCCGTCGCGGCCCGCACCCGCTCCAGCAAGGCGACGCTCTACCGCCAGTGGGGCGGCAAGCCGGAGCTGGTGGCGAAAGCGGTCCGGCACAACAAGCCGGGCGGCGCGTTCGTGGACACCGACACGGGGTCGCTCAAGGGCGACCTGCACGCCCTCACGGAGCGGTCGGACGACTGCCAGATGGAGCAGAACTCCGCGCTGATGCGGGGTCTGGCCATGGCCGTCCATGACGACCAGGCACTCCTGAAGGCGTTCAAGGAACATCTCATCGAACCGGAGCTGGCCGGGTTCCGTCGTGTGCTGGAGCGGGCGATCGACCGGGGTGAGGTCCGTGCGGACAACCCGGCGATCGATTTCATGATGCACATGATGATCGGCGCGTTCGCCGCCCGCACACTCCTCGACGAGCAGCCGCCGACGGTGGCGTTCCTCCTCTCGTACATCGACGCGGTGGTCCTCCCCGTCCTCTGCACACCCGTCACCCCCACCACCGCCACCACCACCTGA